One Candidatus Cloacimonadota bacterium genomic window, GAGAATTGCATTATGGCGGTCTCAGATTGTAGAGATATCGTTGTTCGGATCTAAGAGCCTTAACTATAGATCAGGATCAGGATTTGGATAGATATCAGTATTGGAGTTTTGTCACTTCTTTGCGGCTTAAAAAAAAATCGGGCATTTTGGAGCGAAACCCAAAAGTCAACAAATAGTCAGAAATCAGCTCAATTTGCAATAATCGGTGATCCAAACCACGCAAGGCTTTATCCCCATTTGTACTGGTGATCGCCATTTGTAAATTTGGGTGATTCTTTATACTGCTGCGACATAAAAAGCTGGGTGCATATTAAAAAGGGCACCGCTCATGAGGAACAGTGCCTTATACATTTGAAGTTTGAACTTTATCTGCTCAAGTCCAATTTATCACTGGCGGTTTTAACAAATTCTGTAAGGAGCTTAACCGCATTATCCAAATCTTCTAAGTTGATTATTTCATTAGGCGAATGCATATAGCGATTGGGGATGCTGAGTACTGCAGTTGCCACTCCACCTCGTTGGGCATGAATAGCATCGGCGTCGGTGCCAGTGTAGCTGGGAGAAATTTCCAATTGGATAGGAATCTTATGTTGTTTGGCAATATCTTGCAAATGTTTGTTCAATCCGGGATGCAGCGCAGCACCCAAAGCAAGAACAGGTCCCTTACCCAGGTTGACGTCGCCAAATTTCCTTTTATCGGCGCCTGGTACATCAGAAGTAAAGGTAACATCAACAGCGATGGCAATATCCGGCTCGATCTTGTAGGAGCTGGTGCGAGAGCCCTTCATTGTTGTTTCTTCACCCACAGAAGATACTGCATAGTAGTTTGCGGAAACTTGAGTTTTAGCAAGAGCTTTCATAACTGCAGCCGCAATATAAACACCAACTTTGTTATCGGTAGCTTTGCTCACGATTACGTTTTCACTAAGCTCTTCTATCTCACTATGGAAGGTAATTATATCACCTATGCTAATCCTTTTTTCGGCGTCTTTCTTATCTTTTACGCCAATATCGATCCAGATATCTTCCATCTTGAGCTTGGGGTTATCTGAATCTCCCCGCGTCATATGTGGGGCATTCTTACCGATGATTCCTCGAACTACTTTGCCGTCATGATGGATGTCAAGCCTTAAACCTGGAAGTAAGTTTACATCAAATCCACCTAAAGGTTTTACGTATACATAACCGCTATCATCAATGTAATTTACCATAAAACCAATCTCATCGGCATGACCAACAATCATTATCTTTAAATCTCCGCTTCCGCGTTTAAAAGCGATCAGATTACCGTTTATATCGCTGGAAATATCATCGCAAGTTCCACGCAGATACCCTTTAGTAATCTTTTGAGCATCGCTTTCAAAACCGGAGGGACTGGCAACACGTAGCAGTTGATACAGATATTCTTTATTAGTTTTGTTCATAGTACATCCTAACAGTTATTAGCTTCTTCATCGGCAAAAGGATTAAGAGTTTTCTTAACTACCGGTTGTTCATGCGGAATGAGACAGAGGAACTTAAGTGTATCCTCGCCTACGTTTTTGAAAGCATGCATCATACCGGGATCTACATACATTATATCGTTTTCGGCAAAAGGTAATTCTCCGCGTTCGGTAACGAGTGCGCCTTTGCCGGAGAGGCAATAAAGTTCGTGTTCCCAATTGTGTTGATGATAAGGGGTGTGACCTCCGGGCTCTACTTCAAACATACGCATAGCAAAGTTCGGAGCGCCGTCTTTTTGACTGATAAGCCAGCGAATCTGAGCTCCTTGAGCTCCTTCGGCATAAACGGGTTCAAGTTCAACATTGTCGTAGTGAACTACTTTCATTGGTATCCTCCAGTATCTATGATTTCATATCAAAAAGATAAGTGTTTTATGTAATAAAACCACAAGATTACATATAAAAAAGGTGGAATAACAAGTACTCCACCAAAATGTTAAGCAGCCAAGACAAATTAGGCTTCCTGTTCTGGCTCCTCATCGCTTTGTTCTGGGGGTTCCACTTCTTCTTCAACTGTCTTAGCTTGAATGTCGATATCTACGGAGCATTTGGCTACTTCGGGATAGAAATCGTCAATATATTCGCGCACGGTATTTTCGATATCATCGTGTTTATCAAGGATATCCTGACTAAAACAAATCTTTAGCGAAATGTAGCTCATAGTTTGGTTTATATCTACTTTGGGAAATTCACCATATACATTAGAAAGAAATTCGGGAAGGGATTTGGAGAGTTTAACCACTCCGCTAACTCGACGGAAAGCCTTCATCCCAAAGTGGGCTGCTGCTGCGGTACCGCCGATGAAAAGCATGGTTTTGAAGAACTTTTTCATTATTATACCTCGTTATTTGTAGATGGATTTGATTTTTCCCCAGCTGCGGTTTTGCACCGATACTGGTTCGTGAATTTCAATATCAGAAACAGAAATGGG contains:
- a CDS encoding M42 family metallopeptidase encodes the protein MNKTNKEYLYQLLRVASPSGFESDAQKITKGYLRGTCDDISSDINGNLIAFKRGSGDLKIMIVGHADEIGFMVNYIDDSGYVYVKPLGGFDVNLLPGLRLDIHHDGKVVRGIIGKNAPHMTRGDSDNPKLKMEDIWIDIGVKDKKDAEKRISIGDIITFHSEIEELSENVIVSKATDNKVGVYIAAAVMKALAKTQVSANYYAVSSVGEETTMKGSRTSSYKIEPDIAIAVDVTFTSDVPGADKRKFGDVNLGKGPVLALGAALHPGLNKHLQDIAKQHKIPIQLEISPSYTGTDADAIHAQRGGVATAVLSIPNRYMHSPNEIINLEDLDNAVKLLTEFVKTASDKLDLSR
- a CDS encoding cupin domain-containing protein; translated protein: MKVVHYDNVELEPVYAEGAQGAQIRWLISQKDGAPNFAMRMFEVEPGGHTPYHQHNWEHELYCLSGKGALVTERGELPFAENDIMYVDPGMMHAFKNVGEDTLKFLCLIPHEQPVVKKTLNPFADEEANNC